One genomic segment of bacterium includes these proteins:
- the hemB gene encoding porphobilinogen synthase, with product MSEKNFNFKRFRRLRYNPIVRDMVRETVLTKNDLIYPLFIVPGNNVKKPVKSMPGVFQLSVENLVKECKEVRDLGIPAVILFGIPEHKDEQGSDAYNPNGIIQQAIKAIKKEINDLLIITDVCLCEYTSHGHCGILAGEDILNDETIAVLAKEAVSHVEAGADMVAPSDMMDGRVLAIRKALDYKGYTRIPIMSYAAKYASGYYGPFRDAAESTPAFGDRRSHQMDIGNINEALREVETDIEEGADIVMVKPAGPYLDVIRKVKEKFGMPTAAYQVSGEFSMIKAAGQNGWIDEERVMIESLTAIKRAGADMILTYFAKDVAKWLDIRK from the coding sequence ATGTCAGAAAAAAACTTTAACTTCAAACGTTTCAGAAGATTACGCTATAATCCGATTGTCAGAGATATGGTTAGAGAAACCGTTCTGACTAAAAACGATTTGATTTATCCCCTCTTCATCGTACCCGGAAATAACGTGAAAAAACCGGTTAAATCAATGCCCGGAGTTTTTCAACTTTCTGTAGAGAACCTTGTTAAAGAGTGCAAAGAAGTTCGTGATCTCGGAATTCCCGCTGTAATCCTATTTGGTATTCCTGAACATAAAGATGAACAAGGCAGCGATGCGTACAATCCAAATGGAATTATTCAGCAAGCAATTAAAGCAATCAAAAAGGAAATTAATGATCTATTAATTATTACTGATGTTTGTCTTTGTGAATACACCTCTCACGGGCATTGCGGAATTTTAGCAGGCGAAGATATTCTGAATGATGAAACAATTGCAGTGCTGGCTAAAGAAGCTGTTTCGCACGTTGAAGCCGGCGCTGATATGGTCGCTCCATCCGATATGATGGATGGAAGAGTTCTTGCAATTCGCAAAGCGCTTGATTACAAAGGATACACCAGAATCCCGATAATGAGTTATGCGGCCAAATATGCTTCCGGATATTACGGACCATTCAGAGATGCAGCCGAATCAACTCCGGCATTTGGTGATAGGAGATCTCATCAAATGGATATTGGAAATATCAACGAAGCGCTTCGTGAAGTTGAAACCGATATCGAAGAAGGTGCAGATATAGTTATGGTGAAACCAGCAGGTCCATATCTCGACGTAATAAGAAAAGTAAAAGAAAAATTCGGAATGCCCACAGCAGCATACCAGGTAAGTGGTGAATTTTCTATGATAAAAGCGGCAGGACAAAACGGCTGGATAGATGAAGAAAGAGTTATGATTGAATCTTTGACGGCTATAAAACGTGCCGGTGCTGATATGATATTAACTTATTTTGCAAAAGACGTTGCTAAGTGGCTTGATATTAGGAAGTAG
- a CDS encoding glycosyltransferase family 9 protein: protein MSSILNSIPQQSKNSEGEKVKNILVVRQHNHIGDMLCSLTLYAALKKKYPDSKITLVAAKTSYEIPLFELNPFLDRVIIFDKQNFTSILKFFRKLRERKYQLGIVPSTIKVSRTSHIINSISGAKIRVGVKSVDGIENKSHKFLNVKSDFVWKNLHQLERNLDIVRQIGCDLTEEERRTIRFNFSAEEISDAKNLFENIFPDKNRKIVGIHPGAGKKENMWPTKNFVELIKKLHSQFNCNILLTAGKVDAEQIKEIENELRGVKLNCHTLIDLPIKKLGATLSLIDLYITNDTGSMHIAGFAHAKIISLFGPTNPAEWAPRGENKYYIKSKTENINDITIDEVYNLSKKILEEEK, encoded by the coding sequence ATGAGCTCGATTCTTAATTCCATTCCTCAACAGTCAAAAAATTCAGAGGGAGAAAAAGTTAAAAATATTCTTGTTGTCCGTCAGCATAATCATATTGGTGATATGCTCTGTTCGCTTACTTTGTATGCTGCATTGAAAAAAAAATATCCCGATTCAAAAATCACTCTCGTTGCTGCAAAAACAAGTTATGAAATTCCCTTATTTGAATTGAATCCATTTCTTGATCGTGTAATAATTTTTGATAAGCAAAATTTTACCTCTATTCTTAAGTTTTTCCGAAAACTTCGTGAAAGGAAATACCAGCTTGGAATTGTTCCATCAACAATTAAGGTATCCAGAACTTCACATATAATTAATTCCATTTCGGGAGCAAAAATTAGAGTTGGGGTGAAATCTGTTGATGGCATTGAAAACAAATCACATAAATTCTTAAATGTTAAATCCGATTTTGTCTGGAAGAACTTACATCAGTTAGAAAGGAATCTTGACATCGTTAGACAAATTGGATGTGATTTGACTGAAGAAGAAAGGCGAACTATCAGATTCAATTTTTCGGCCGAAGAAATAAGCGATGCAAAGAACCTTTTTGAAAATATTTTCCCTGACAAAAACCGAAAGATAGTTGGCATTCATCCTGGGGCAGGAAAAAAAGAAAATATGTGGCCGACAAAGAATTTTGTTGAACTAATAAAAAAATTACACTCACAATTTAATTGCAACATTCTGCTAACAGCAGGAAAAGTTGATGCCGAACAGATTAAGGAAATTGAAAATGAATTACGCGGAGTTAAACTTAATTGCCACACATTAATAGACTTACCGATAAAAAAGCTGGGTGCGACTCTATCGTTGATTGATCTTTATATAACTAACGATACGGGTTCGATGCACATCGCAGGTTTTGCTCATGCAAAGATCATTTCTTTATTTGGTCCAACTAATCCTGCAGAATGGGCACCGCGTGGAGAAAATAAATACTATATCAAATCAAAAACAGAAAATATTAATGATATTACTATAGATGAAGTTTATAATCTCAGTAAAAAAATATTAGAGGAAGAAAAATGA
- a CDS encoding four helix bundle protein: MFVFEKEVKYGNVVLEKSFKFSIRIVKLYEYLINKNRNFEPLLKQLLRSGTSIGANITEAQSAYTKKDFINKLGISLKEARESEYWIRLLTATNHLDKKESESIQIDCEELIKLLTTIIKSSKNNI; the protein is encoded by the coding sequence ATGTTTGTTTTCGAAAAGGAAGTGAAATATGGGAATGTTGTGCTGGAGAAGAGTTTTAAATTTTCAATTCGAATTGTGAAATTGTATGAGTATTTGATTAATAAAAATCGGAATTTTGAACCATTATTAAAGCAACTATTAAGATCAGGAACGTCTATTGGCGCTAATATTACCGAGGCACAAAGTGCATACACCAAAAAGGATTTTATAAATAAGCTTGGAATTTCATTAAAAGAGGCTCGCGAATCAGAATATTGGATTAGACTTTTGACTGCAACAAATCATTTGGATAAAAAAGAATCGGAAAGTATTCAAATTGATTGCGAAGAATTAATTAAACTATTAACCACGATTATTAAAAGTTCAAAAAATAATATTTGA
- the hemG gene encoding protoporphyrinogen oxidase — protein MPSNKKIVIIGAGISGLTTAYLLFKEGYDVIVLEQKDKVGGSIETVSADGFLFDRGPNSGLETTPLIQQLIKDLNLQDQFVYANREGNKRYILRNGQLHALPMSPPSFLKTKLFSGKAKLRLLAEPFIGRSKDGYYQSIAEFVTRRLGKEFLDYAINPFVAGVYAGRPEELSVKSAFPKLYALEEEYGGLILGTIRSIRKRKKSKEVSKQSAKMFSFKDGMKVLPDAITETLGNRVSTGVEVTSIRSTAEGNYGVTFRDGNQNLTLLADVVLSTVPAYKAAELFGHFDENLAKHLNEIYYPPVLVLYLVYERKNVGQPLDGFGFLIPEKEEKSFLGAIWSSVIFPNRSDENTAAFTLFIGGSRDAGFVDDVEQMVIDRARREFELIMKISAEPVLISKRLWPKAIPQYNLGYVEHENFFDHFEKQNKGIVLGGNYRGGISVGDCIKNSELIANKIKQLLNV, from the coding sequence ATGCCTTCTAACAAAAAAATAGTAATAATCGGCGCCGGTATTTCAGGCTTAACCACTGCTTACCTTCTATTTAAAGAAGGATACGATGTAATTGTGCTTGAGCAGAAAGATAAAGTCGGCGGTTCGATTGAAACTGTTTCTGCAGATGGATTTCTTTTTGACAGAGGGCCGAACAGCGGACTTGAAACTACTCCTCTTATCCAGCAGCTTATAAAAGATTTAAATCTCCAAGATCAGTTTGTTTATGCCAACCGTGAAGGAAATAAAAGATACATTTTGCGGAACGGACAACTTCACGCACTTCCAATGTCACCACCATCATTTTTGAAAACAAAACTTTTTTCCGGTAAAGCAAAATTGAGGTTGCTAGCTGAGCCGTTTATCGGAAGATCGAAAGATGGCTATTATCAAAGCATTGCTGAATTTGTTACACGTAGACTAGGAAAAGAATTTTTAGATTATGCAATCAACCCGTTTGTTGCGGGAGTATATGCCGGACGTCCCGAGGAATTAAGCGTCAAATCAGCTTTTCCAAAACTTTATGCTCTTGAAGAAGAATATGGTGGATTGATTCTTGGAACAATCAGAAGCATCCGCAAAAGAAAGAAAAGCAAGGAGGTGTCCAAGCAAAGTGCAAAAATGTTTTCATTCAAAGATGGAATGAAAGTGCTGCCTGATGCAATTACAGAAACACTTGGTAATCGTGTTAGTACGGGAGTCGAAGTTACTTCTATACGCAGTACCGCCGAAGGAAATTACGGTGTGACTTTCAGAGACGGCAATCAGAACCTAACATTGCTTGCGGATGTTGTTCTTTCAACTGTTCCGGCTTACAAGGCAGCCGAATTGTTCGGACATTTTGATGAAAATTTAGCTAAACACTTAAATGAAATTTATTATCCGCCGGTGCTGGTTCTTTATCTTGTCTATGAAAGAAAGAATGTTGGACAACCGCTTGATGGTTTTGGATTTTTAATCCCCGAAAAAGAAGAAAAATCTTTTCTCGGTGCCATCTGGAGCTCTGTCATATTCCCAAATCGTTCGGATGAGAACACGGCAGCTTTTACTTTATTTATTGGTGGATCTCGTGATGCTGGCTTTGTTGATGATGTCGAACAGATGGTTATCGATCGTGCGCGAAGAGAGTTTGAGCTGATAATGAAAATAAGTGCCGAGCCGGTTTTGATCTCGAAAAGACTTTGGCCTAAAGCAATCCCTCAGTACAATCTTGGTTATGTTGAGCACGAAAATTTCTTCGATCACTTCGAGAAGCAAAATAAAGGAATTGTTCTTGGAGGAAATTACCGTGGGGGAATTTCTGTTGGAGATTGCATTAAGAACTCAGAATTAATAGCAAATAAAATTAAACAGCTATTGAATGTATAA
- a CDS encoding uroporphyrinogen-III synthase, with protein MLKEKREIKREKKRERILEAAAELFSTKHYHEVMMDDVAKLISVAKGTVYNYFTSKEELYFTIMHTRMESLLSILRQKIESEQNSIDSLRAFVVHLYMFMMKHRKFFLIYQRETLNKQNSFCEDMLSLEKQMKQMIMQIISRGEAEGVFRKVDEEFAISLIFGSIYGAVQRGINENIPDEKVSKEREEIFDFILHGLYSGFNNIKELPLKGKTIVITRTIEQSKESATALTSLGANVIIVPTLDIVPPSDWSKFDSVVAHPEKIDFIIFTSVHAVQMFSKRCKEIGALINYNRTKVVAVGNKTSSYCHKNNINVNIIPDKFSAAGVIEALSKYNLKNKVVFIPRSAIGREELPMGLKDLGAIIKSVPVYNVAIPSGENVRTSLQQLDSTQVDLFIFTSPSTFENFLQIADVKNPFQYFNKFDIAAIGPTTKDAIESKKVKVKILPDEFTINGLTKKIVEYYNNHKEKV; from the coding sequence ATGCTAAAAGAAAAGCGTGAAATAAAAAGAGAAAAGAAGCGCGAAAGAATACTTGAAGCAGCCGCCGAACTGTTTTCTACGAAACATTATCACGAAGTAATGATGGATGATGTTGCAAAATTAATTTCAGTTGCAAAAGGAACTGTCTATAATTATTTCACTTCGAAGGAAGAGCTTTACTTTACGATAATGCATACGAGGATGGAAAGTCTGCTTTCAATTCTCAGACAAAAAATTGAATCGGAACAAAACAGTATCGATTCTCTCCGTGCCTTCGTAGTTCATCTTTATATGTTCATGATGAAGCATCGCAAATTTTTTCTGATCTATCAAAGAGAAACTCTTAACAAGCAAAATTCATTTTGCGAAGATATGCTTTCTCTCGAAAAGCAGATGAAGCAGATGATAATGCAGATCATTTCGAGAGGTGAGGCCGAAGGTGTTTTTAGAAAAGTTGATGAAGAATTTGCTATCAGCCTCATATTTGGAAGTATTTATGGTGCCGTTCAGCGGGGAATTAATGAAAACATTCCTGATGAAAAAGTTTCTAAAGAAAGAGAGGAAATTTTTGATTTTATTTTGCACGGACTTTATTCCGGTTTCAACAATATCAAAGAGCTTCCGCTAAAAGGAAAAACAATTGTTATCACAAGAACAATTGAGCAGTCAAAAGAATCAGCGACTGCACTAACAAGTCTTGGTGCAAATGTTATTATCGTTCCTACACTCGATATTGTTCCACCATCTGATTGGAGTAAGTTTGATTCGGTTGTTGCTCATCCCGAAAAAATTGATTTCATAATTTTTACTTCTGTCCACGCTGTTCAAATGTTCTCCAAAAGATGCAAAGAAATCGGAGCTTTAATTAATTATAACAGGACGAAAGTTGTTGCTGTCGGGAATAAAACTTCATCATACTGTCACAAAAACAATATTAACGTTAACATCATTCCTGATAAATTTAGTGCGGCAGGTGTTATTGAGGCTTTATCAAAATATAATTTGAAGAACAAGGTTGTTTTCATACCTCGTTCAGCAATTGGAAGAGAAGAATTGCCTATGGGACTAAAAGATCTCGGTGCAATTATTAAATCAGTTCCTGTTTACAATGTTGCAATTCCTTCGGGAGAAAATGTAAGAACGAGTCTTCAGCAATTAGATTCTACTCAAGTTGACTTGTTCATTTTCACAAGTCCGTCAACATTCGAAAATTTTTTACAGATTGCTGATGTGAAAAATCCATTTCAGTACTTCAATAAATTTGATATCGCTGCAATTGGACCGACAACAAAAGATGCCATCGAATCAAAAAAAGTCAAAGTGAAAATTCTTCCGGATGAATTCACAATAAACGGGTTAACAAAAAAAATTGTAGAATACTACAATAATCACAAGGAGAAAGTTTGA
- the tcmP gene encoding three-Cys-motif partner protein TcmP: MTQKVHEFGGSWTDKKLENLKKYLSAYTKIFTTNPRAKFYKTIYIDAFAGTGYRKGKEEEADLLLLPFFEEIEVQEFYDGSAKIALQNSPQFNRYIFIEQDKERIESLNELKSEFPELTKDILIKNEDANKYLLKVCNRVDWKKFRAVVFLDPYGMQVEWNTIKALAATKAIDVWILFPLGVAVNRLLRKDGVINPKIKERLDKIFGSDDWMSEFYMEEESESLFGSEQKTRKIGDFNKISKYFTNRLKTIFAGVADNPLPLFNSRNNPLYLLCFAAANERGAKAALNIANYILKK; encoded by the coding sequence ATGACTCAAAAGGTTCACGAATTTGGAGGCTCTTGGACTGATAAGAAGTTAGAAAATTTGAAAAAATACCTTTCAGCATACACTAAAATTTTCACAACTAATCCAAGAGCAAAGTTTTATAAAACAATTTATATCGATGCCTTTGCTGGTACTGGATATCGTAAGGGAAAAGAAGAGGAGGCTGATTTACTGCTACTGCCCTTTTTTGAAGAGATCGAAGTTCAAGAATTTTATGATGGATCCGCTAAAATTGCACTTCAAAATTCACCGCAATTCAATAGATATATTTTCATTGAGCAAGATAAGGAAAGAATTGAAAGTTTAAATGAATTAAAATCTGAATTTCCTGAATTAACTAAGGATATATTAATTAAAAATGAAGATGCAAATAAATATTTGCTCAAAGTATGTAATCGAGTAGATTGGAAAAAATTTCGGGCCGTTGTCTTTCTTGACCCATATGGAATGCAAGTTGAGTGGAATACTATTAAAGCGTTGGCAGCAACAAAAGCTATCGACGTTTGGATTCTTTTTCCTCTTGGTGTTGCAGTTAATCGACTTTTGCGGAAGGATGGTGTAATTAATCCTAAAATAAAGGAAAGATTGGATAAAATATTTGGATCTGATGATTGGATGAGTGAATTTTATATGGAAGAGGAATCAGAATCCTTATTTGGCTCTGAACAGAAGACTAGAAAAATTGGTGACTTCAATAAAATTTCTAAGTATTTTACTAATAGATTGAAAACAATTTTTGCGGGTGTTGCTGATAATCCTTTACCTTTATTTAATTCTCGTAATAATCCGTTGTATCTATTATGTTTTGCGGCAGCAAATGAAAGAGGAGCAAAGGCAGCTTTAAACATCGCGAACTATATTCTTAAAAAATAA
- a CDS encoding four helix bundle protein, producing the protein MRNVENPVVKKSFSFAVRIVKCYKYLVKKDKYLLSLYNQLLDSGTSIGANISESQAAASKADFRNKLRISLKEAYETEFWLKLFYKSEILDKKEFESLLNDCLELIKLLTSIIKNIKLKT; encoded by the coding sequence ATGAGAAATGTAGAAAATCCAGTAGTTAAAAAGAGTTTTTCCTTTGCTGTCCGAATTGTTAAATGCTATAAATATTTAGTTAAAAAAGATAAATACCTACTCTCTTTATATAATCAATTACTTGATTCGGGGACATCAATAGGTGCAAATATTTCAGAATCACAAGCTGCGGCAAGCAAAGCAGATTTCAGAAATAAATTAAGAATAAGTTTAAAGGAAGCATACGAAACAGAATTTTGGTTAAAATTATTTTACAAATCAGAAATTCTTGACAAGAAAGAATTTGAAAGTCTTTTAAATGATTGTTTGGAATTAATTAAACTGCTTACATCTATTATTAAAAACATTAAGTTAAAAACATAA
- the hemN gene encoding oxygen-independent coproporphyrinogen III oxidase has translation MFTVDLKKFKKYDKPGPRYTSYPTAPQFNEQFTHAEFVDEIVKTNYGKNLPDLSLYFHIPYCDTLCFFCGCNMLVTRNRERIDEYIKYVQKEIDLLRTYLLPDRKVAQHHWGGGTPTHLKPEEIEKLASYINQSFEFNEDSENSCEIDPRELTKEHLEALRKNGFNRISMGVQDFNELVQKAVNRIQPEDLTRKVVNWVRELKYHSINLDLIYGLPFQTTKSFEDTVEKIIDISPDRIALFNYAHVPWMKKHMALIHEEDLPKPEEKLEILKMSIEKLTSAGYEFIGMDHFAKPDDELTIAMKEKKLYRNFQGYSTNAGADLYAFGITAISQLKNIYAQNFKTEKEYYTALDNETIPTTKGYKLNEDDHIRHEVIMRIMCDFELNFKSIEDKFKIKFKDYFKWGLNNLKEFEADELIVMNNDGFKVKDMGRLLIRNIAMNFDGYIERKEDKAKYSRTV, from the coding sequence ATGTTTACAGTTGACTTAAAAAAATTCAAGAAGTACGATAAACCCGGACCGCGGTACACAAGCTACCCGACGGCTCCGCAATTCAACGAGCAATTCACTCACGCTGAGTTTGTTGATGAAATAGTAAAAACCAATTACGGAAAAAATCTTCCCGACCTTTCACTCTACTTTCATATTCCCTACTGCGATACACTCTGCTTTTTCTGCGGATGTAATATGCTTGTTACTCGAAACAGAGAAAGAATTGATGAATATATAAAGTACGTTCAAAAAGAAATTGATCTTCTCAGAACATATTTGCTTCCTGATAGAAAAGTTGCACAGCATCATTGGGGTGGTGGAACCCCAACTCATCTCAAGCCGGAAGAAATTGAAAAGCTTGCATCATACATCAATCAATCTTTTGAGTTTAATGAAGATTCTGAGAACAGTTGCGAGATTGATCCTCGTGAACTGACAAAAGAACATCTTGAAGCTTTAAGAAAAAATGGATTTAACAGAATAAGTATGGGCGTGCAAGATTTTAATGAGCTAGTTCAGAAGGCAGTTAACAGAATTCAGCCGGAAGATTTGACGAGAAAAGTTGTTAACTGGGTAAGAGAATTAAAATATCACAGCATAAATCTTGATCTTATATACGGACTCCCCTTCCAAACAACAAAATCGTTTGAAGATACAGTTGAAAAGATAATTGATATTTCTCCCGACAGGATTGCGCTGTTCAACTATGCACACGTTCCATGGATGAAAAAACATATGGCGCTAATTCACGAAGAAGATCTGCCAAAGCCCGAAGAGAAGCTGGAAATCCTGAAGATGAGCATTGAAAAACTCACAAGTGCTGGATATGAATTTATTGGAATGGATCATTTTGCAAAACCGGATGATGAATTGACTATTGCAATGAAGGAAAAAAAACTTTACAGAAACTTCCAGGGATACAGCACAAACGCAGGAGCTGATCTTTATGCATTTGGAATTACCGCGATCAGTCAGTTGAAAAATATTTACGCGCAGAATTTCAAGACAGAAAAAGAATATTATACTGCATTGGACAACGAAACCATCCCCACAACAAAGGGCTACAAGCTGAACGAAGACGACCATATCCGTCACGAAGTGATAATGAGAATTATGTGCGACTTCGAGCTGAACTTCAAATCAATCGAGGATAAGTTTAAGATTAAGTTTAAGGATTACTTTAAATGGGGATTGAACAATCTAAAAGAATTTGAAGCCGATGAATTAATTGTGATGAATAATGATGGCTTTAAAGTAAAAGATATGGGCAGACTTCTCATCCGAAATATCGCAATGAACTTTGACGGATATATTGAAAGAAAAGAAGATAAAGCAAAATATTCGAGGACGGTTTAA
- a CDS encoding ATP-grasp domain-containing protein, with the protein MSTRKPITVLCVSSYEKGHDFMRECKEQGCRVLLLTSKSLETAPWPKEVIDDIFYMPDKNKEWNMRDVIYGVSFLARKEKIDRIVALDDFDVEKAAALREHLRIPGMGDTTARYFRDKLAMRMRAQEMEIPVPEFIHVLNHNEINEFAEKVSFPYMIKPRLLAGAHGLKKVHNKEEMWNRINHLGDEQSFFLMERFVPGNIYHVDSIIYEHEVRFAIASQYGKPPFEVAHEGRVFTSRTIERGSKKEQQLLDTNEKLMKALGMLRGVSHTEFIESDKDGKLYFLETSARVGGANLSELVLAASGINLWREWAKIEILRGEGEYQYPEVKNDYAGIITSLSKQEWPDLSSYNDPEIVWRLDKAYHAGFVIRSKHYKVVEEMLEKYTERFYKDFFTTAPMKERPSD; encoded by the coding sequence ATGAGCACCCGCAAACCTATCACCGTACTATGTGTTTCATCTTATGAAAAAGGCCACGACTTTATGCGCGAGTGTAAAGAACAGGGCTGTCGTGTTCTTTTGCTCACATCAAAAAGTCTGGAAACAGCTCCATGGCCAAAGGAAGTTATCGACGATATTTTTTATATGCCGGATAAAAATAAAGAATGGAATATGCGCGATGTTATTTACGGCGTGAGTTTTCTTGCTAGAAAAGAAAAAATTGATCGCATAGTTGCGCTTGATGATTTTGATGTTGAAAAAGCTGCTGCATTGAGAGAGCATCTTCGCATTCCCGGAATGGGAGATACAACTGCACGATATTTCAGAGATAAGCTTGCAATGAGAATGAGAGCTCAGGAAATGGAAATTCCTGTTCCCGAATTCATTCACGTTTTGAATCATAATGAAATAAATGAATTTGCAGAGAAAGTTTCCTTTCCTTATATGATAAAGCCGAGACTGCTTGCAGGTGCGCACGGATTGAAAAAAGTTCACAACAAAGAAGAAATGTGGAACCGCATAAATCATCTTGGTGATGAACAGTCTTTCTTCTTGATGGAAAGATTTGTTCCCGGGAACATCTATCATGTTGATTCGATTATTTATGAGCACGAAGTTCGATTTGCAATTGCGAGTCAGTACGGTAAACCTCCGTTTGAAGTCGCACACGAAGGAAGAGTTTTCACCAGCAGAACAATTGAAAGAGGAAGCAAAAAAGAACAGCAGCTTCTTGATACGAATGAAAAATTAATGAAAGCACTTGGTATGCTTCGTGGAGTTTCTCACACGGAATTTATTGAGTCTGATAAAGATGGCAAGTTATATTTTCTTGAAACATCTGCACGAGTCGGCGGAGCGAATCTTTCCGAGCTTGTGCTTGCTGCATCGGGAATTAATTTGTGGCGTGAGTGGGCAAAGATAGAAATTTTAAGAGGGGAAGGAGAGTATCAGTACCCAGAAGTTAAAAATGATTATGCCGGAATTATTACTTCACTTTCAAAACAGGAATGGCCGGATCTCTCTTCTTACAACGATCCGGAAATTGTTTGGCGATTGGACAAGGCATACCATGCAGGATTTGTAATTCGATCAAAGCATTACAAGGTTGTTGAAGAGATGCTGGAGAAATACACCGAGAGATTCTATAAAGATTTCTTCACTACTGCGCCGATGAAGGAAAGACCGAGCGATTGA
- a CDS encoding uroporphyrinogen decarboxylase produces MKLQNDLIIRAAKRLPTERTPIWIMRQAGRYLPEYRAVRAKHDFLTMCKTPELAAEVTIQPVEIIGVDAAIIFSDILVIPEAMGMHLEIHEGKGPVFSAAIQSKDDVDNLKTPDPSKELKYVLDAISLTKKELNGRVPVIGFAGAPWTILTYMVEGQGSKSFSKVKKLIYGNPELAHTLLDKITKTTAAYLSAQIEAGANLVQIFDTWAGMLSPRDYQVFALRYVHQLISEIKRKDEPIIYFPKGVHYLMHELKEVGADAISVDWTLELEKVKRKIGDKVAIQGNLDPTVLYADPNFIKREARKVLESFDKGHGHIFNLGHGILPDIDPANVKVLVNYVKEESGHYHN; encoded by the coding sequence TTGAAATTACAGAATGATCTAATTATAAGAGCCGCTAAACGTTTACCTACAGAACGAACACCGATCTGGATTATGCGCCAGGCCGGAAGATATTTACCTGAATATCGGGCAGTCCGTGCAAAGCATGACTTTCTAACAATGTGTAAAACCCCGGAGCTTGCAGCAGAAGTTACAATTCAACCTGTGGAAATTATTGGAGTTGATGCTGCAATTATTTTTTCGGATATACTTGTAATTCCAGAAGCCATGGGAATGCATCTTGAAATTCACGAAGGAAAAGGTCCTGTTTTTTCTGCAGCCATTCAATCAAAAGATGATGTTGATAATCTGAAAACCCCGGATCCATCAAAAGAATTAAAATATGTTTTGGATGCGATCTCTCTCACTAAAAAAGAATTGAACGGAAGAGTTCCCGTAATTGGGTTTGCAGGTGCACCGTGGACAATTCTCACATACATGGTTGAAGGTCAAGGATCAAAATCATTTTCAAAAGTAAAAAAACTTATATACGGAAATCCTGAGCTTGCACATACTCTTCTGGATAAAATTACAAAAACAACGGCAGCTTATTTGTCTGCACAGATTGAAGCCGGTGCAAATCTTGTTCAGATATTTGATACTTGGGCGGGAATGCTTTCACCAAGAGATTACCAGGTTTTTGCATTAAGATATGTTCATCAATTAATTTCCGAAATAAAACGAAAAGATGAGCCGATAATTTATTTTCCAAAGGGTGTTCATTATCTGATGCATGAGCTTAAAGAAGTTGGTGCTGATGCTATCAGCGTTGACTGGACTCTTGAACTTGAAAAAGTAAAAAGAAAAATTGGAGATAAAGTTGCTATCCAGGGAAACCTCGATCCGACTGTTCTTTATGCTGATCCTAATTTCATAAAGAGAGAAGCAAGGAAAGTTCTCGAATCATTTGATAAAGGACACGGACACATTTTTAATCTGGGGCATGGTATTCTGCCGGATATTGATCCTGCGAACGTCAAAGTATTAGTTAATTATGTGAAGGAGGAAAGTGGACATTACCATAATTAA